A window from Capricornis sumatraensis isolate serow.1 chromosome 5, serow.2, whole genome shotgun sequence encodes these proteins:
- the LOC138079859 gene encoding serine protease 1: MKTFVFLALLGAAVAFPVDDDDKIVGGYTCGANTVPYQVSLNSGYHFCGGSLINSQWVVSAAHCYKSGIQVRLGEDNINVVEGNEQFISASKSIVHPSYNSNTLNNDIMLIKLKSAASLNSRVASVSLPTSCASAGTQCLISGWGNTKSSGSNYPDVLQCLKAPILSDSSCKSAYPGQITSNMFCAGYLEGGKDSCQGDSGGPVVCSGKLQGIVSWGYGCAQKNKPGVYTKVCNYVSWIQQTIASN, translated from the exons ATGAAGACCTTCGTCTTTCTGGCTCTCCTGGGAGCTGCTG TTGCTTTCCCCGTGGACGATGATGACAAGATCGTGGGCGGCTACACCTGTGGGGCAAATACTGTCCCCTACCAAGTGTCCCTGAACTCTGGCTACCACTTCTGCGGGGGCTCCCTCATCAACAGCCAGTGGGTGGTGTCTGCAGCTCACTGCTACAAGTC CGGAATCCAAGTGCGTCTGGGAGAAGACAACATTAACGTCGTTGAGGGCAATGAGCAATTCATCAGCGCATCCAAGAGCATCGTCCATCCCAGCTACAACTCAAACACCTTAAACAACGACATCATGCTGATTAAACTGAAATCAGCTGCCAGTCTCAACAGCCGAGTAGCCTCTGTCTCTCTGCCAACATCCTGTGCCTCTGCTGGCACCCAGTGTCTCATCTCTGGCTGGGGCAACACCAAGAGCAGTGGCAGTAA CTACCCTGATGTCCTGCAGTGTCTGAAGGCCCCCATCCTATCTGACAGCTCTTGCAAGAGTGCCTACCCAGGCCAGATCACCAGCAACATGTTCTGTGCAGGCTACCTGGAGGGCGGAAAGGACTCCTGCCAG GGTGACTCTGGCGGCCCTGTGGTCTGCAGTGGAAAGCTTCAGGGCATTGTCTCCTGGGGCTATGGCTGCGCTCAGAAAAACAAGCCTGGTGTCTACACCAAGGTCTGCAACTACGTGAGCTGGATTCAGCAGACCATCGCTTCCAACTAA